A region of Kribbella sp. NBC_01245 DNA encodes the following proteins:
- the pdxS gene encoding pyridoxal 5'-phosphate synthase lyase subunit PdxS, with product MEDRVTENSPQTGTSKVKRGMAEMLKGGVIMDVVNAEQAKIAEDAGAVAVMALERVPADIRAQGGVSRMSDPDMIDGIIAAVSIPVMAKARIGHFVEAQVLQSLGVDYIDESEVLTPADYANHIDKWNFTVPFVCGATNLGEALRRITEGAAMIRSKGEAGTGDVSNATTHMRQIRQQIRHLQNLPEDELYVAAKELQAPYELVKEVAALGKLPVVLFTAGGIATPADAAMMMQLGAEGVFVGSGIFKSGNPAQRAEAIVKATTFFDDADVIAKVSRGLGEAMVGINVDEIPEPHRLSERGW from the coding sequence ATGGAGGATCGAGTGACCGAGAACAGCCCGCAGACCGGTACGTCGAAGGTCAAGCGCGGAATGGCCGAAATGCTCAAGGGTGGCGTCATCATGGACGTCGTCAACGCCGAGCAGGCCAAGATCGCCGAAGATGCCGGCGCCGTCGCGGTGATGGCACTCGAGCGGGTCCCGGCCGACATCCGGGCCCAGGGTGGCGTCTCCCGGATGAGCGACCCGGACATGATCGACGGCATCATCGCGGCCGTCTCGATCCCGGTGATGGCCAAGGCCCGGATCGGTCACTTCGTCGAGGCCCAGGTGCTGCAGAGCCTCGGTGTCGACTACATCGACGAGTCCGAGGTGCTGACCCCGGCCGACTACGCGAACCACATCGACAAGTGGAACTTCACCGTTCCCTTCGTCTGTGGCGCGACCAACCTGGGTGAGGCGCTGCGACGCATCACCGAGGGCGCGGCGATGATCCGCAGCAAGGGCGAGGCCGGCACCGGCGACGTGTCGAACGCGACCACGCACATGCGCCAGATCCGCCAGCAGATCCGCCACCTGCAGAACCTTCCCGAGGACGAGCTGTACGTCGCCGCCAAGGAGCTCCAGGCGCCGTACGAGCTGGTCAAGGAGGTCGCTGCACTCGGCAAGCTTCCGGTCGTGCTGTTCACCGCGGGCGGTATCGCCACCCCGGCCGACGCCGCGATGATGATGCAGCTCGGCGCCGAGGGCGTGTTCGTCGGCTCTGGCATCTTCAAGTCCGGCAACCCGGCACAGCGCGCTGAGGCCATCGTGAAGGCGACCACCTTCTTCGACGACGCTGACGTGATCGCCAAGGTCTCCCGCGGTCTGGGCGAGGCCATGGTCGGCATCAACGTCGACGAGATCCCCGAGCCGCACCGTCTTTCAGAGCGCGGCTGGTGA
- a CDS encoding aminotransferase-like domain-containing protein yields the protein MWRTDDLDAADGTKTAQVESLVLRRIERGDLSIGSRLPSERVLAERLGVSRVTVVRALDQLRADGVLETRRGSGTHVRPLDRLLDPIAPASTVSRTQTEKTDAEAPLLDLRFATTAAPHDVAEACAQLVTGGLPQAMGGDGPPPGGSAGLRAVLAEQLTREGVPTEADQLTLTVGAAAGLNAALAGLDLGAGVAITESPTYPAALDILRRHNLDIVGWPAGVWDPDQLAHLCRRHKPKLIYLQADNHNPTGLSLPADRRTEVVEIARRYDAALVCDETLRPLWLSDTEQPGPLSRYPRTVSVGSLSKTVWGGLRVGWVRSGRQLRRRMTTAAQLNITSPSALDDLLAQALADRLDQLVVRRRARLRANLAALETGLRTLPGVAWATPTGGMTLWLELTELRSRRVLEIARSHGLLLSAGELFTPDGADRRHVRIPFTAPPETLGLVVSRLGQALTEASVHSI from the coding sequence ATGTGGCGGACCGATGACCTTGATGCCGCGGATGGGACCAAGACCGCGCAGGTGGAGAGCCTGGTGTTGCGGCGGATCGAGCGGGGTGACCTGTCGATCGGGTCGCGGTTGCCGTCCGAGCGGGTGCTCGCGGAACGCTTGGGCGTCAGCCGGGTCACTGTTGTACGTGCGCTCGACCAGCTCCGCGCGGACGGCGTACTCGAGACCCGGCGCGGCTCCGGCACCCACGTCCGGCCACTCGATCGCCTGCTCGACCCGATCGCGCCTGCCTCGACCGTCAGCCGGACCCAAACCGAGAAGACCGACGCGGAAGCACCCCTGCTCGACCTCCGGTTCGCCACCACCGCCGCGCCGCACGACGTCGCCGAGGCGTGCGCGCAACTCGTCACGGGTGGGCTGCCGCAGGCGATGGGTGGGGATGGGCCGCCGCCGGGTGGTTCGGCCGGACTCCGCGCCGTACTGGCTGAACAGCTCACCAGGGAAGGCGTTCCGACCGAGGCGGATCAGCTGACGCTCACGGTTGGCGCCGCCGCCGGGTTGAACGCCGCGCTGGCCGGGTTGGACCTCGGCGCGGGCGTCGCGATCACCGAGTCCCCGACGTACCCGGCGGCCCTCGACATCCTCCGGCGGCACAACCTGGACATCGTCGGTTGGCCCGCGGGCGTTTGGGATCCGGATCAACTCGCGCATCTCTGCCGCCGGCACAAGCCGAAGCTGATCTACCTCCAGGCCGACAACCACAATCCGACCGGGTTGAGCCTGCCGGCCGATCGCCGTACCGAGGTGGTCGAGATCGCCCGCCGGTACGACGCGGCGCTGGTCTGCGACGAGACCCTGCGGCCGCTCTGGCTGTCGGATACCGAGCAGCCCGGACCGCTCAGCCGGTATCCGCGGACGGTCAGCGTCGGCAGTCTGAGCAAGACGGTGTGGGGCGGTCTGCGCGTCGGCTGGGTGCGCAGCGGTCGCCAGCTCCGGCGCCGGATGACCACGGCCGCGCAGCTCAACATCACCTCGCCGAGCGCGCTGGACGACTTGCTCGCGCAGGCGCTGGCGGATCGCCTGGACCAATTAGTTGTACGACGGCGCGCCCGGTTGCGGGCCAACCTGGCGGCGCTGGAGACGGGTCTTCGGACCTTGCCGGGCGTGGCATGGGCCACGCCGACGGGCGGGATGACGCTCTGGCTGGAGCTGACGGAGCTACGGTCGCGCCGGGTGCTGGAGATCGCGCGTTCGCACGGGTTGTTGCTGAGCGCGGGGGAGTTGTTCACGCCTGACGGGGCGGATCGGCGGCACGTGCGGATCCCGTTCACCGCGCCGCCGGAAACCCTGGGCCTGGTGGTGAGCCGGTTGGGCCAGGCGTTGACCGAGGCATCAGTCCACTCGATCTGA
- a CDS encoding bifunctional 3'-5' exonuclease/DNA polymerase, whose product MSERWAIAPLEGGGAEVVALGVDGRPAGPIQREGDLVAAVRSRPAVDRWVWRATADVYPRLLAAGVRLERCYDIENAEGLLLAHEGRFGEPRSAAAAWARLQGHEVPPDPPLRAAEPGSQSSLFEIQPTPVPFDALLTVYVDQLQRHEKAVDPDRMRLLTAAESAGMLVAAEMDQAGLPWSADVHRALLDELLGERYAGGVEPRRLAELADQVSEAFGRPVRPALAADVIKAFGQAGIKVRSTRRWELSAIDHPAVAPLLAYRSLYRIYTANGWSWLQDWVHGGRFRPGYLPGGTATGRWVTNGGGALQIPKVIRRAVVADPGWRLVVADADQLEPRILAAISRDKAFMEVAGQASDLYKAVSDRAFAGDRDTAKLAVLGAIYGQTSGDGLKNLADLRRRFPTAVAYVDDAARAGEEGRLVRTHLGRTCPPAVRTGEVDPSVEVEETRYAAGYSGSDARARGRFTRNFVVQGSAADWALLMLAALRRSIVDLQAELVFFQHDEVIVHCPADEADQVADAIRAAGALAGRIAFGETPTRFPFTIATVECYANAK is encoded by the coding sequence ATGAGCGAACGGTGGGCCATTGCGCCGCTGGAGGGCGGTGGGGCTGAGGTCGTCGCGCTCGGGGTGGACGGGCGGCCGGCGGGTCCGATCCAGCGCGAGGGCGATCTGGTCGCTGCCGTGCGCTCGCGTCCGGCGGTGGACCGGTGGGTTTGGCGTGCTACGGCGGACGTCTATCCCCGGCTGCTCGCGGCCGGGGTTCGGCTCGAGCGCTGCTATGACATCGAGAACGCCGAGGGCTTGTTGCTCGCGCACGAAGGGCGATTCGGCGAGCCTCGTTCGGCGGCGGCCGCGTGGGCGCGATTACAAGGGCATGAGGTGCCGCCGGATCCGCCGTTGCGAGCGGCCGAGCCGGGATCGCAGTCGTCGCTGTTCGAGATCCAGCCGACGCCGGTGCCGTTCGACGCGTTGCTGACGGTGTACGTCGATCAGCTCCAGCGGCACGAGAAGGCGGTCGATCCCGACCGGATGCGCCTGCTCACCGCGGCCGAGTCGGCGGGCATGCTCGTCGCCGCCGAGATGGATCAGGCCGGTCTGCCCTGGAGTGCCGACGTGCATCGTGCCCTCCTCGACGAGCTGCTCGGCGAGCGCTATGCGGGCGGCGTCGAGCCGCGCCGGCTGGCCGAGCTCGCCGACCAGGTCTCCGAAGCGTTCGGGCGGCCGGTCCGTCCCGCGCTCGCGGCGGACGTGATCAAGGCGTTCGGCCAAGCCGGTATCAAGGTCCGCTCGACCCGGCGCTGGGAGCTCTCCGCGATCGACCATCCGGCAGTCGCGCCATTGCTCGCCTATCGGTCGCTCTACCGGATCTACACGGCAAACGGTTGGTCCTGGTTGCAGGACTGGGTGCACGGCGGCCGCTTCAGACCCGGTTACCTGCCCGGCGGTACGGCGACCGGGCGCTGGGTCACGAACGGCGGTGGCGCGCTGCAGATACCGAAGGTCATCCGCCGGGCCGTCGTCGCCGATCCCGGCTGGCGCTTGGTCGTGGCCGACGCGGATCAACTCGAGCCACGCATCCTGGCGGCGATCTCCCGGGACAAGGCGTTCATGGAAGTGGCCGGGCAGGCGAGCGACCTCTACAAGGCCGTCTCGGATCGGGCCTTCGCGGGTGATCGCGATACGGCCAAGCTCGCGGTGCTCGGGGCGATCTACGGCCAGACTTCGGGCGACGGCCTGAAGAATCTGGCCGATCTCCGTCGCCGTTTCCCCACGGCCGTGGCGTACGTCGACGACGCGGCCCGTGCCGGGGAGGAGGGGCGCCTGGTGCGTACGCATCTCGGCCGCACCTGCCCACCCGCCGTACGGACTGGCGAGGTCGATCCGTCGGTCGAGGTCGAGGAGACGCGGTATGCCGCGGGCTATTCCGGCTCGGACGCGCGGGCTCGTGGGCGCTTCACCCGCAACTTCGTCGTACAGGGCAGTGCTGCCGACTGGGCGCTGCTGATGCTGGCCGCGTTGCGTCGCTCGATCGTCGACCTCCAGGCCGAGCTGGTCTTCTTCCAGCATGACGAGGTGATCGTGCATTGCCCGGCCGACGAGGCCGACCAGGTGGCGGACGCGATCCGCGCCGCGGGCGCCCTCGCCGGCCGAATAGCCTTCGGCGAAACCCCCACCCGCTTCCCCTTCACCATCGCCACCGTCGAGTGCTATGCCAACGCCAAATAG